In Clostridia bacterium, the DNA window AGGCGGCGGAGTGTATTGGAAAGTCAGATGTAATCATATATGACAGATTGGTAAACAGTAAGGTATTAAAGCTGGCAAAAGATGATGCAGAACTTATATATGTAGGAAAAATGCCTGATTGTCATGCCGTTCCACAGGATGGAATCAATGAAATCCTTGTAAGCAAGGCAAAGGAAGGTAAAACTGTAGCAAGGGTAAAGGGAGGCGATCCCTTTATGTTTGGAAGGGGAGGGGAAGAGGCGGAAGCTCTATATGAAAGTGGGATAGAATTCGAAATCGTACCCGGAGTGACATCTGCGATTTCTGTTCCGGCATATGCGGGCATACCTGTGACGCATAGAGATTTCTGTTCGTCCCTTCATATAGTTACAGGCCATGAAAAACCGGGAAGAGAGAGTAGTTTTATAGATTATGGGGTTTTGTCGAGATTAGAGGGTACTTTGATTTTCCTGATGGGGGTAAAAAACCTGCAGGAAATATGCAGCAACCTCATAAAGCATGGGAAGGATAAGGATACACCCGTTGCTGTAATAGCTAATGGAACAACACTAGCTCAAAAGACAGTATCAGGAACGCTGGAGACGATTTCAGGTGTTGTTGCCGAGGTAGGTATAAAGTCCCCTGCTGTAACCGTTATCGGGGAAGTAGTAGGGTTGAGGGAAAAGCTAAAATGGTATCAGGGCGGGAGGCTGGCCGGTAAGAGGGTTGTCGTAACGAGATCCAGAGAACAGGCCAGCAAACTGGCTGAGCGTATTAATGAGCTGGGTGGAGAAACAGTAGAATTACCTACCATCAAAATTACAGGGCCGCAGAGCTATCAGGAAGTAGACAGGACTTTAGACAACCTGAAAAACTATCAGTGGCTGGTATTTACCAGTATTAACGGGGTTGAATACTTTTTTAGGAGAATGAGGGAAAGGAAGCTGGATATAAGAAGCTTATGCGGGATAAAGCTATGTGCTGTCGGGGAGGCTACAGAAGCAAAGTTAAATGAAATCGGACTTTCAGTTGATTATGTACCGGAGAGATTTACAACATCAGATTTATTAGAGGGACTGATGGAAAGAATAATGCCCGGTGAGAAAGTTCTTCTGGCCAGAGCTGATATAGCAAGTAAAGAATTATCGGAAGGTCTTGGAAACAGAGGAGTGGAATTTGAAGACCTGACAGTCTACAGGACGCAATTGGAATCAATGGAGAAGGAAGAGATACTAAGGCAGCTGGAGAGAAAAGAAGTAGACTACATAACATTTACAAGTTCTTCAACAGTGAAGAATTTTGTATCTATCATAGGCAAAGAAAATATGAACAGGGTCTGCGGAGTAAAGACTGTGTGTATAGGACCGGTAACCTTGCGGACGGCTCAGGAAGCAGGATTTGCGGCTGCCGTTATGGCGGATGTGTATACTGTCGAAGGGTTGATAAATAAATTAGTAGAGATTTCAGAGGGATGAGTATGGAGCTGATAAAAAGACCGAGAAGATTGAGGACAAGTGAAGGCATGAGAAAACTTGTCAGAGAGACCGCTATATCTGTAGGGGATTTGATTTATCCGATGTTTATAGTTGGGGGAAATGGGATAAAGAACG includes these proteins:
- the cobA gene encoding uroporphyrinogen-III C-methyltransferase, coding for MSGNGKVYILGVGPGDYKLMTLKAAECIGKSDVIIYDRLVNSKVLKLAKDDAELIYVGKMPDCHAVPQDGINEILVSKAKEGKTVARVKGGDPFMFGRGGEEAEALYESGIEFEIVPGVTSAISVPAYAGIPVTHRDFCSSLHIVTGHEKPGRESSFIDYGVLSRLEGTLIFLMGVKNLQEICSNLIKHGKDKDTPVAVIANGTTLAQKTVSGTLETISGVVAEVGIKSPAVTVIGEVVGLREKLKWYQGGRLAGKRVVVTRSREQASKLAERINELGGETVELPTIKITGPQSYQEVDRTLDNLKNYQWLVFTSINGVEYFFRRMRERKLDIRSLCGIKLCAVGEATEAKLNEIGLSVDYVPERFTTSDLLEGLMERIMPGEKVLLARADIASKELSEGLGNRGVEFEDLTVYRTQLESMEKEEILRQLERKEVDYITFTSSSTVKNFVSIIGKENMNRVCGVKTVCIGPVTLRTAQEAGFAAAVMADVYTVEGLINKLVEISEG